gtccaggcatgACAACTCATGTAACAGGacatttttttttgtaacaGGTGAGGGAAAAATTGGTATGAAAAAGTACAGGCTGCTAATAGAAATTCCtttcagagagagaggaaatgggaaaaaaaacaaactggtATATGAGGTATCTTAAGACTCCCATTAAGGGACACATAGTCTCCAGCCAAGTGATTAAACTGAATGTTCTTTGGCCTTCACTAGTTGCCACCACTCAATTTCTGTCTAAGAATAGAAGCTCCAAAAGCCATTAAAGATAGTTCTGTGACAGACTACAGCTTGTGTATGGGAACTGGAAATACGTCATATGAAATCCACTACCGCTGGGCAGAAGCTACCCGAGCCAATCTGTAGACAAAGCATCAAACCCCCTTAACTTCTATTGGGTTAACTGGGTAGCATGTCGTCAAGCACTCAGATGTATTGCCTTTCACCTCACTTTACCACGTGTTTCTAAAAGCTTAACCCTATCACATCCACCGTGCCCTGTAAACTCACTCGGTGACTGCCTACCCTCGCTGAAAGCTGTGGTGTCACTGCTAGCCAAAGCGAGACGTGACCCGAGATGACCTGAAGTTTTTGTTTTACTGGACATGTCATGGAACTTGTCACTATAATAATTCCTAAAATAAGATATACTGGCTTTtagggcttcaaccacctctcttTCTCAAAATTAGTTTAATTTCAAAAGGCTACAGGTGGAGGCACCTGAATTTTTTACAACAGCACCAAAGAGAAATTTCTCTCCCAGAGAACATTTTAACTCCCAACTAATTTCTGTTAATCAGTGACGATTTTGTGGAAGTTGTTACTCACTTATGTAAACTAGAATAAAGCGAGGCAAGTTGAAGTTACCCAACAGTAAGATATCCTTTACTGTAGCTTACTTAAAATAGCCTGTAGCACACTTCACTGGGAATAGGCTGCCAGCTACCCACCCCTCTCATgttcagaaaaacaaaaaaggaaaagaaatcaaagcAGCAAACACAGGTCTTGACTTTTCTCTACACCAGACTAGACATATGGTGGGTCACTCTCCAGTGAGAACTGGTATTTTAACAATAGGGAACAACATTCAGAGAGAAGCTTATTATGATTCTTATAACTTTCAAATACAATAGTTCCATGCTGCTTAAGGAACAGAACTTTCTCACCTTTGCTGGCTCCCAGTTTATGCCTTGGAGCATGTGGATTAAATGGCTTTTGTAATTACAGGTGGCATTCAGACTAAATGTAATCTCTTTTTCATCTTGGTTAAACTACATACTAGTAACTTCTAGTAACTTTGAGGTGCTACCTTTTAGGTTCTTCTACTTGTGCACCCATTTAAAACATGTTTGCACAGCTTCAGTGTGCCTCACTGTATTACACCAGGTTTAACTCAAATAAGCTAACATGAGCAAAGTTTGATTTTCATTATAGTACTCACAGCTCCTGGAGCTAGAGAGATTAATTCAAGTTTAATAATTTTCATAACCAAAGATACAGTGGCTAATGAGTAGCAAAGCTGTTTGTTGTTCTTTGTAAGTGACCTGCCTCAAAACAAGGATCCAGAGCTAGGTTTGTGCTCTCTGGGTTTCTTCCTGTCTGACTGCAAGTTTCAGTCTATGGTATGTTAAGACAAACTAAAGCAAACTTGGGAGGAGTCTGCACAGTTGGCCCACGAACCCGTGATGACATATTTCCCTTGGACTGAGGGCATTTTTAGCCAAATACTCTCACATTTTATACCTACAAGCTATTGCATATTCCTATTGTTTCCTTGTACTTTAATCTTTCTTAATTAAAGGATGGAAAATGCACGAGCATTAACTGCTTGGTCCTGTTGTGTCTATATTAATTAAAATATCATTTTAATGAAAtgtttcagttaaaaaaaacccaacaaatcaaaccccaaaacaaccaccACAAGAAGAACAGTAACAATTTCCAGATGTTGCAATTCTCATTTTTATAAACTTTCTCATTAAAAGAATTCAATGGCAAATGGGGAATATTTGGAACTCCTAAAACGTGTCAAATTTACAGATATTTGTGAAGACTGCTATCACAGGCTGCTGGGAACAGCATGAGATGAAAGGAGTGTAAAATACCCAGTCCTCCTATTCTGCTCTTAGTGCTCAGCCACATGCAACAATCTGCCCATGAGCATGACCCACTATAAAGACAAAAGGTATTATTTGATTATTGTGTGTGCCAACGGCTGAGACAAAATCCTGACACCCTGGAGAAAAAGGAACACAGCTGCTAAAATGCTGTGTACCAAATTTACTACTTTTTACATACTTCTTACTGTAAGAGATGAAACTTTTACCTTGTGAAGCTGCTACAGAaacaggaggcagctgcagagaagaaaaaccaATGCTTCCATTCAGCAACTGTCCATTTGTTCCTGAATTTGGGATCTGGACAATGCCATACTGGTTTATTTGGACAGGAGCAGTAAAAGTAACTACAGAGCCTCCATCTTGGGAAGCAGCAGTTTGTACATCTTCCCTTTTCACTTCTGAGCTTGATATTAATCCTGGGAACGAGACTGGGATGTTGCTGGGGCTAAAGGTGGCTGCTGTAACGTTGGGGACAGAAGCCTGAAGGAGTTTGAAGTCCTTAACATCTTCTGATGAAGATGACAGTATGTCAGTAATGGACACCCCGTTGCTCACAACACTTGATGTGGTTTTAGGCGAATTTAAGGTAACTGTCTGCGAAGCCCCCACGCTGAGTCCATTGAGAATGACACCGTTGGGTCCCTGAAGAAAAGAGCTACCATTGAGAAAGACAGGAGAGGTACTGGCAGGCACAAGGTTTCCATTCAACAAGACTCCAGATGAGCTCAAGGCTATTTTAGTGTTTCCAAGCTGCTGCATGTAGACAGGCTctgtgtggccaggaaggctgaGGCTGGCAATGGCATCAGTAGAGCTGGAGAGTGGATGAGGAGATAAATCCTCTTGCCCCTTACTGGATTCATCTTCTGTGCTAGGGTTGCCATCTGACTCGCTAAGGGAAAAGAGACATGACATCGCATTATCACGGCGTGCCAGTGTGGTCTGCACCAAGGGGTCCACAGCTTTCATACAGTTTGAGAGGGCTTTCCCAAAGACCTTTTTTTCTGCGTTTTGCCTTCACAAGGCACTTTCGATGACTTTCAGATGAAGCGGGAGGTTTCTTAGAAATGGACAGACACATCGAACCAAACGCTTGACTGCGGCAAAACTTTACAGACCGGCTTAGGGACCAGTAGCTAagtcctcctccctccctgcccagccgaCCCGGGCGAGCAAAGGGAGCTGTCTGGGGCCCCAGGCCGCCGGCCCAGGGTGGCCACATGTGAGAGCGGCCGCAGCCATTTGGCAAGTCGCTGGGCGGCAGTTGCGGGAGGCGAGAGCAGGCCGGGAAGCACCGACAGACCCTCCCAGCCTCCGCCTGCCACCCCCAGGGCCCAGACACCTGGAGACCGGGGAAAAAGGGAGGCCCTGCGCAGACTGGGCCGGCGCTGACCCCAGACGCAGGCGAAGGCACCGCGGGCTGAGCTCGGCGGCCGGGGGACGGAGAAGGGGTGGACTTCGTGCCGCGCCCCGCGGGGGCGCCCCGAGCCCCTCCGCCCGGAGCTGCGCCGGGGTTCTTTTGCTGACTGGTCCTCCCTCAACTGCATTTTTCGGtcgctccttccctccctcccccctcgtcCGCTCGCCCTTTGATGTGTCCCGCAGGGAGGGGGCCGCCGCGGTACAATCGCGCCCTTGGTTGAGGAATGCCTTGGGGCCCTCCGCCGGCCGccacttttccccctcctttcctctctgctcccttcctccctcctcctgccttccagtccctgccccGGGAAGAAGGAGGGGGCGGGAGCGGGGAGGTCACCTCCACCTGCCCGCCTCGCGGCGCCGAGCCCCCGCCGCGGCCCCTCCGCCAGTGGGGAAGGGGGCGCAGAGGCAGAGCCCCGGCCCGGGTGCGGGCGGAGTGGGACAAGGCGGAGGAGGCTCTCCCGCCCTGCGGGGCGCAAGCGGCCGGGAAGCTGGAGGCGGAGGCCTAGGGCGGGCCGAGTCGTCCGGTGCCGCTACTGAGGCCCGGCCCGGCGCGGCCAGCCCCGCTCCTCGCTGAAACCCGAGCCCGGCCCGCGCCCGAGTCAGGTTTCAAAACAGAGCGAGCGGCGGGACCCCACACCCCCGCGCGTCCTCCGGCCCCCGTCAATGATTAACTCTGTCAGGCGCGACAATTAAATAAaaacaagggggggggggggaaacaaacaCTCCCTCATTCCCGGCTCCCCCGTCCTGTCGCTTCCCCGGAGCCCGCCGTGCCGCCAGCGTCCGCGGGTCGGCCTGTGGCTCCCCGGGCCCGGGGGAAAGAGGGGCCGGGCTGGCGGCGGGAGAGGGGAGCGCGGGGAAGTGGAAGGGGGCGGTGGGGGCCGTGGCTGAAGTTACCCGGCGCGGCTCGCATGCCTGCGTGCCCGGGCCGGGTGGGTGTGTTGGGAAGAGGGagcggggagggggaaggaggggaggacgAGGCGCACCGAAGGTAAGCGCCATGTTTGCAAGGGAAGAAAGAGCCGGgagagggaaggcaggcaggcggGAGAGGGGGCGGGGAGGAAAGTTTGCCCTCACCTTTTGGACTGGGTCTCGGAAGGGTTTCGATCCCGCTGTCTGCGATTCTTGAACCAGTTGCTGACCTGGGTGAGGGACAGACCGGTTATCTTGGCCAGGTTGCGCTTGGCGGCTGGCGAGGGGTACCGGTTCAGCTTGTAAAACTCCTTCAGCGCGTTGCGGGACTTCTCCTTGAAGCAGTAGACCGTCTCCTCGCCGTCCCAGATCGTCCTGGGCAGAGGGTATTTCCTCCGCAGCCTGTACTTGTCCACCGCCCCCAAAGGTCTGCCCCGGGCTCGCTCCGCCTCGGTGTATCGAGCCTTGTACCAGAGCTCTTGCAGGAGAGGGTGGTTGGAGGAGTCGAAGTTGTGGCTCTCCAGGATGCTATAGAGCTCTGTGTAGATGCCCTGGTGGAAAGCCACCAGCGCCCGAGCTTTCATCAAGCTCTCGTTGCCACGTAGCAGATCGCTCGGGGGCAAAGACCACAGGAACCTGGCCAGGCGGTCCAGGTTCCCACCTTGCTGCAGCGCCTCGCAGACGCAGGCGACATGGTCTGGAGAGAAAGCCAGAGGGGTCtgcgaggaggaggaagatgaagaagatgaagaggaggagggagaggaggcagcgTGGTGATTCCTGGCCAGGAGTTCTGTGTGGAGCAGTACCTGATCCGCGGCTCCCTCTTCCGCGGCGG
This genomic interval from Pogoniulus pusillus isolate bPogPus1 chromosome 1, bPogPus1.pri, whole genome shotgun sequence contains the following:
- the LOC135181126 gene encoding homeobox protein SIX4-like encodes the protein MSSASPTDEITGAVEIKQENVMEILSEASKVPPDGAAAGALNSAPPPPPAAAPFPMEHAASAAAAEEGAADQVLLHTELLARNHHAASSPSSSSSSSSSSSSQTPLAFSPDHVACVCEALQQGGNLDRLARFLWSLPPSDLLRGNESLMKARALVAFHQGIYTELYSILESHNFDSSNHPLLQELWYKARYTEAERARGRPLGAVDKYRLRRKYPLPRTIWDGEETVYCFKEKSRNALKEFYKLNRYPSPAAKRNLAKITGLSLTQVSNWFKNRRQRDRNPSETQSKSESDGNPSTEDESSKGQEDLSPHPLSSSTDAIASLSLPGHTEPVYMQQLGNTKIALSSSGVLLNGNLVPASTSPVFLNGSSFLQGPNGVILNGLSVGASQTVTLNSPKTTSSVVSNGVSITDILSSSSEDVKDFKLLQASVPNVTAATFSPSNIPVSFPGLISSSEVKREDVQTAASQDGGSVVTFTAPVQINQYGIVQIPNSGTNGQLLNGSIGFSSLQLPPVSVAASQGNASENPSTSDGGTFTTESPTVQQGKVFFSPLAPSAVVYTVPNSGQAVGSVKQEGLERSLVFSQLMPVSQNTQLNINMSSENISSGGLQSLASSLVNVTPSHNFSLTPPTLLNAAELNSGISESQSMSSPVTSTSTVISISNTNYATLQNCSLITSQDLLSISTAQPTLGEMVSTSGDRVSHPSAQVHEDFGREHRLVLQSVPDVKENFLPNSESKSTGNLMMLDSKSKYVMSNMVDTVCEELETDKKELAKLQTVQMDEDMQDL